The Phoenix dactylifera cultivar Barhee BC4 unplaced genomic scaffold, palm_55x_up_171113_PBpolish2nd_filt_p 000248F, whole genome shotgun sequence genome includes a window with the following:
- the LOC120105280 gene encoding uncharacterized protein LOC120105280 — protein MEDEREIRAPSPDPDSQSISQTTPHSIATQADLAGVYQLIAQLLEQQQQMQLAAQPVQPIESYYERFHRLNPPMFNGGSDPMIAEAWIRELEKMYELLQFPEEVKVKLAISMLRGSADSWWTAMEIAYEVNGMAWGDFKRVFYAKYFSDSVRQMKQNEFLSLTQSEHMTVLDYVNKFDELGRFCPQFMEDDMSRANRFEQGLRHEIKSQTSSQLITSYMDILDRALRVEAELKRSDRERVDLMRSRSDRSQSDRPWDFRGTPIQEKPRVRNYSSRSHSGIINITITDPRARTYSSRSHSGPYMRRARACYSCGRTGHLARDCPYKRRNELRPPVPGDQRPKSNARVLH, from the coding sequence ATGGAGGatgaaagagaaataagggCACCTTCTCCGGACCCTGATAGCCAATCAATTTCACAAACTACTCCACACTCCATAGCAACCCAGGCAGATTTAGCAGGAGTGTACCAGTTAATAGCACaactgcttgagcaacagcagcAGATGCAGTTAGCTGCCCAACCTGTACAGCCGATAGAATCCTATTACGAGAGGTTCCATAGGCTGAATCCACCGATGTTTAATGGTGGGTCCGATCCCATGATAGCTGAGGCCTGGATCCGGGAACTGGAGAAGATGTATGAGTTACTTCAATTTCCCGAGGAGGTAAAAGTCAAACTAGCTATCTCCATGCTAAGGGGGAGTGCTGACTCTTGGTGGACTGCTATGGAGATAGCATATGAGGTCAACGGGATGGCCTGGGGGGATTTTAAGAGAGTATTTTATGCTAAGTACTTTTCGGACTCAGTTAGGCAAATGAAGCAGAATGAGTTTTTATCGCTGACTCAGTCCGAGCATATGACTGTCTTGGATTACGTCAATAAGTTCGATGAGCTGGGTCGATTctgcccccagttcatggaggatGATATGAGTAGAGCCAACCGGTTCGAACAAGGGCTTAGACATGAGATCAAGTCCCAGACATCTTCACAGTTAATTACCAGCTATATGGATATTTTGGACAGAGCCTTGAGAGTAGAGGCTGAATTGAAAAGATCTGATAGAGAAAGGGTTGACCTGATGAGATCCAGATCAGATAGAAGTCAGAGTGACAGGCCATGGGATTTCAGGGGCACTCCAATTCAAGAGAAGCCCAGGGTCCGCAATTATTCTAGCAGATCCCATAGtggaatcatcaatatcaccataaCAGATCCCAGAGCCCGCACTTACTCTAGCAGATCCCATAGTGGGCCCTATATGAGGAGAGCGAGGGCATGTTATAGTTGTGGGCGGACTGGACACCTGGCACGTGATTGCCCATACAAGAGGAGGAATGAGCTCAGACCTCCTGTACCTGGTGACCAGAGGCCAAAAAGTAATGCTCGAGTTTTACACTGA